The Kribbella sp. HUAS MG21 genome includes the window GCCGAAGCCGCGGACGTACTCGCGGCCGCGGTACCAGACGCCCAGCCCGGCGCCGGGGATCGCGTACTTCGCCATCGCGGCCTCGATCTTCTCGGCCAGCCGCCCGATCGCGGCGGGTTCCCGGGTGGTGGAGGCTGATGACGGCAGAGTGGTGAACGCGGTCACCGGTACTGCGGCGGCCACGGACTTGAGCACGGTACGACGGGTGAGCGACACGTCAACGTCTCCTCGTGGGGCGAGTGGGAATGCTTCCGTTGCCGCTATTATTACCATCATTGGTATCAATAGGTACCCTGAAAGAACCCTGATGGAGAGCCGATGGAGGAGTCGCAGACCCCGGTGCTGGACGTCCTGCTGCACCCGGTCCGCTGGCGCATCGTGCAGCGCGTCCTGGGCCGCGAGCTGACCACCACGGACCTGAAGCGCGACCTGCCCGACGTACCCACGACCACCCTCTACCGGCACGTCGCCGCCCTGATCGACGCCGGCTACCTGACCGTGGTCCGCGAACGAAAAGTCCGCGGCACCACGGAACGCACCCTCACCCTCGACCAGACGAAGGTCGGCCGGATCGACGAGCGCGAAGCCCGCGCGATGACCCCCGAGCAGCACCGCCAGGCCTTCCTGATGCTCCTCACCCGCCTGGCCGCCGACTTCGACCGCGTCATCGACACCGGCGACCTCTACCCCCGCCTACACCAACTCGGCTACTCCCAACTGGCCCTCTACCTCGACGACCACGACATGACCACCTTCCGCCAAGCCTTCGCCGACCTGGTCGCCCCCTACCTAGCCGAGTCCCCCGGCAAGGACCGCATCGTCATGTCCGTGTTCTCACTACCGGACAGCTGAAGGACGGCGAGTGAGACGGAGCTGGGCGACGTCGAGGTAGCCGGAGGCGAAGCCGGACTCGCTGTAGGCGAGGTAGTACTCCCACGTTCTCCGGAACTTCTCGTCGAAGCCCTCCGCTCGGACGGCCGGCCAGTTGGCGGTGAATCGGCGTCGCCAGCGGCGGAGTGTCTCCGCGTAGTCCTGGCCGAATCGGTAGTCGTCGTCGACCGTCAAGGTGGTGTGCCGCGCGACGGTTTCGTCGATCGCGGTCCGGGATGGGATGAGGCCGCCGGGGAAGATGTACTTCTGGATCCAGCTGTACGAACGCCGCGTGGCGAGCATCCGGTCGTGGTCCATCAGGATCGCCTGCACCGCGATCCGCCCGCCCGGTGCGAGCAGCCGGTCCAGCGTCCGGAAGTAGTCCGGCCAGTACTCCTCGCCGACTGCTTCGATCATCTCCACGCTGACCACGGCGTCGTACGAACCGGTCACCGCCCGGTAGTCCTGGAGCCGGAGGTCGACGCGGTCGGCCAGTCCGGCGCCGGCGACGCGCTTCCCGGCCAGCTGCAGCTGCTCGGTCGACAACGTGATTCCGGTGACGTGCGCACCACGGCGAGCCGCGGCGATCGCCAGCGTGCCCCAACCCGTTCCGATCTCCAGCACGCGACTGCCCGGGCCCACGGCGGCCAGGTCGAGGATCCGCTCGACCTTCCGGTCCTGCGCCGCCTCGAGATCCTGGGCGGCCAACGGTACGTCGGGATCGAACAACGCCGAGCTGTACGTCATCCCGGGGTCCAGGAACGCGCCGAACAAGGCGTTGCTCAGGTCGTAGTGCGCGCTGATGTTGTCGCGGGCGCCGGCCGGTGTGTTGCGGTGGCGTCGCGGGACCCGCCGGTCGACGAGCCGCCGGAACCGCAGGAGCGTGGGCGGCACGAGGTGCGCGACGCGCTCGGCGAACGGCGTCAGCAGCTCGCCCAGGTCGGTGCCGTCGGCCGTCGTCCAGTCACCGGCCTGGTAGGCCTCGCCGAGTCCGATCTTCGGGTTCCGGGCGAGCCGCTCGAACATCGCGTCCGGACGGACGATCCGCAGCACCGGTGCGCCCGGCCCACCGCCACCGCGCACCGTGCCGTCCGGGTAGACCGCGCGTACGGCGACCTGGTCGAGGAGCCGGTCGACGACCAGCCGGGCGACCCACCTCATCGGAGACCTTCCTGGAGTTCGTGCTTCGGGCGCTGCACGACGGGCAGCCGGCGGGCCCAGAGCCAGAGGCCGTGCAGCCGGATGAGCGCCGACACGCGTTGCGGCATGAGCGGCATCCGGACCGCGGTTGCGAGGACTGCTCGACGCGTGGCCGGTCGTGGTACGCCGTCGAAGCTCGCGGCGAAGACCGTCCGGGCGCCGCGGGACAGCCGAACCTGGACGCGCACCCGCTCGCTGTCCAGGTGGAACTGCAGTTCGTAGGCGCCCGAGACGTCGTTGAACGGCGAGACGTAGAACTCCTTCGCCGCCTCGGCGCTGCCGTCCTTGTCCGGCGTCAACAGGTACACATGCCGCTCGCCGTACGTGTTGTGCACCTCCGCGACGACGTACGGGCTGTCGACGCACCAGAAGACGGTCAGCGGATCGAAGACGTGACCGAACACCCGGGCGTTCGCGAGCATCAGGACGCGCCCGTCGTACTCGATGCCCCGGCCGGCGAGGTAGCGGCGCAGACCGGCCTTGATCGTCGGGCCGCGGCCGCCGAGATGGTCCCGCGCGTCGAAGCCGGCCAGCGGACGCAGGTACCACGGCATCCTCGGTACGTCGTCCAGGTCGATCAGCCACTGGTACACCCGGTGCCGGAACGCGTGCCGGATCGGGACGGATCGCCCGTGCCGGACGGAGCCGGTGACGATCGCCGGGAGTGTGGGGAGCGCACCGGCGACCGTCACCAGCGGACCCCGAAGGACTCGGCGGCCGCAACGCCGGAGCGGCAACCGTCCTCGTGGAACCCCCAGCCGTGATACGCCCCTGCGAACGCGATCCGGCCGGAGCCGAGGGTCGCCAGGCTGCTCTGCGCGGCGACTGCCTCCGGGGTGTAGATGGGGTGCCGGTAGTCCATCCGGGCGATCACCCGCGCCGGATCGACGGCCTCGGCACCGTTCAGCGTGACCAGGTAGGTCTCATCGGTCTCCAGGCCCTGCAGCTTGTTCATCCAGTACGTCGTCAGCGGCGCGCCGGGCCGGATGACGTGGTTCCACGCGGCCCGGGCGCGCTTCGTTGCCGGAAGCAATGAAGTGTCCGTGTGCAGCAGCGTCGCGTTGCGGCTGTACCCGAACGATCCGAGCACGGTCTTCTCCTCGGGGGAGGCGTCCGCGAGCAGCTCGACGGCCTGGTCCGCGTGGGTGGCCAGGACCACCCGGCCGAAGTCGCTGGTGTTGCCGTCGGCAACGGTCACCGCGACACCGTCGGGATGTCGTCGCACCGAACGCACCGGCAGGCCGGTCCGGACATCGCCACCCACCCGGCCGATCCGGCCGGCGACGGCGTCGACGTACGTCCGGGAGCCGCCCGCGACGGTCAGCCAGCGCGGCGAGCCCCCGACGGAGAGCATGCCGTGGTGGTCGAGGAACCGGAACAGGTACCTGGCCGGGTACGTCAGCGCCGAACCGCCGCCGCACGACCACACGCACGACACGACGGGTACGGCGTACAGCCGGGTGAAGGCCGCGCTGAACCGCTCGGCGTCGAGGAACTCGCCGAGCGTCGCGACGTCGTCGTCGCCGGTCCTTGCGACGTACCGTGCGGCGCTGCGGTGGAAGCGCCGTACCTCCGCGAGCAGCCCGAGGAACCGCGGATCGACGAGCCGCCGGCGCTGAGCGAAGATCCCGGTCGCGCCGCGGCCGCCCGCGAACTCCAGGCCGCTCGCCGGATCGCTGATGCTCATGCTCATCTCGGTGGGCCGGGTCCGGATGCCCAGCTCGGCGAACAGCTTCCGCAGCAGGGGGT containing:
- a CDS encoding helix-turn-helix domain-containing protein, with the protein product MEESQTPVLDVLLHPVRWRIVQRVLGRELTTTDLKRDLPDVPTTTLYRHVAALIDAGYLTVVRERKVRGTTERTLTLDQTKVGRIDEREARAMTPEQHRQAFLMLLTRLAADFDRVIDTGDLYPRLHQLGYSQLALYLDDHDMTTFRQAFADLVAPYLAESPGKDRIVMSVFSLPDS
- a CDS encoding DUF1365 domain-containing protein, with translation MTVAGALPTLPAIVTGSVRHGRSVPIRHAFRHRVYQWLIDLDDVPRMPWYLRPLAGFDARDHLGGRGPTIKAGLRRYLAGRGIEYDGRVLMLANARVFGHVFDPLTVFWCVDSPYVVAEVHNTYGERHVYLLTPDKDGSAEAAKEFYVSPFNDVSGAYELQFHLDSERVRVQVRLSRGARTVFAASFDGVPRPATRRAVLATAVRMPLMPQRVSALIRLHGLWLWARRLPVVQRPKHELQEGLR
- a CDS encoding cyclopropane-fatty-acyl-phospholipid synthase family protein, whose product is MRWVARLVVDRLLDQVAVRAVYPDGTVRGGGGPGAPVLRIVRPDAMFERLARNPKIGLGEAYQAGDWTTADGTDLGELLTPFAERVAHLVPPTLLRFRRLVDRRVPRRHRNTPAGARDNISAHYDLSNALFGAFLDPGMTYSSALFDPDVPLAAQDLEAAQDRKVERILDLAAVGPGSRVLEIGTGWGTLAIAAARRGAHVTGITLSTEQLQLAGKRVAGAGLADRVDLRLQDYRAVTGSYDAVVSVEMIEAVGEEYWPDYFRTLDRLLAPGGRIAVQAILMDHDRMLATRRSYSWIQKYIFPGGLIPSRTAIDETVARHTTLTVDDDYRFGQDYAETLRRWRRRFTANWPAVRAEGFDEKFRRTWEYYLAYSESGFASGYLDVAQLRLTRRPSAVR
- a CDS encoding FAD-dependent oxidoreductase, producing MTESVAVIGAGISGLTAAYLLARRYDVTLFDAEPRLGGHAHTHDVTDPAGRRLAVDTGFIVHNTRTYPLLRKLFAELGIRTRPTEMSMSISDPASGLEFAGGRGATGIFAQRRRLVDPRFLGLLAEVRRFHRSAARYVARTGDDDVATLGEFLDAERFSAAFTRLYAVPVVSCVWSCGGGSALTYPARYLFRFLDHHGMLSVGGSPRWLTVAGGSRTYVDAVAGRIGRVGGDVRTGLPVRSVRRHPDGVAVTVADGNTSDFGRVVLATHADQAVELLADASPEEKTVLGSFGYSRNATLLHTDTSLLPATKRARAAWNHVIRPGAPLTTYWMNKLQGLETDETYLVTLNGAEAVDPARVIARMDYRHPIYTPEAVAAQSSLATLGSGRIAFAGAYHGWGFHEDGCRSGVAAAESFGVRW